One stretch of Arachis duranensis cultivar V14167 chromosome 1, aradu.V14167.gnm2.J7QH, whole genome shotgun sequence DNA includes these proteins:
- the LOC107462800 gene encoding uncharacterized protein LOC107462800: MVLPRILLLFALLSHHLTQSDSAPQAFKRGTGHPQWHHGAFHDVRDSVRSDVRRMLHSRAEVPFQVPLEVNVVLIGFSGDGGYRYTIDIHNLEQFLRTSFPSHRPSCLETGELLDIEHHLVYNAFPAGQPELIALEKALKEAMIPAGKARESEFGREVPLFEVEATSVEPIFQKLYSYIFDMDNGGSSVIDMDRPVPNAIFVVNFDKVRMDPRNKERDLDSLMYGKLPELNDEDMKKQEGDYIYRYRYDGGGATQVWLGSGRFVVIDLSAGPCTYGKIEAEEGSVSSRTLPRLRNVIRPGGMTTVYQSSNDIFLGQLASLISTTVEHVIAPDVRFETVDLTSRLLIPIIVLQNHNRYNIMERGHNYSINIDAIEAEVKKMLHDGQEAVVIGGVHSLHRHEKLAIAVSKAMRGHSLQETKNDGRFHVHTKTYLDGALLKEEMERSADVLAAGLLEVADPSLSSKYFLRQNWMDESEVSTDSILKHKPLWASYDSKYSKKRKKKVKKLGDLQPTYGTRVIPVFVLSLADVDRDLMMDDESMVWTSNDVVIVLEHQNDKIPLSYVSETQKRHALPSQAQRHILAGLASVVGGLSAPYEKASHVHERPVVNWLWAAGCHPFGPFSNTSRISQMLHDVALRNSIYARVDSVLRRIRETSETVQAFAAEYLKTPLGEPVKGKKEKSTTELWLEKFYKKTTNLPEPFPHELVDRLEKYLDGLEEQLVDMSSLLYDHRLQDAFLNSSDILQSTMFTQQYVDHVLASEKDNMRCCKIEYKYPVHSSQTYIYGGILIAGFFVYFVVIFFSSPVR, translated from the exons ATGGTGCTTCCTCGGATCCTCCTCCTATTCGCCCTACTGAGTCATCATCTGACTCAGTCCGACTCGGCACCACAGGCCTTCAAGAGAGGTACCGGCCACCCACAGTGGCACCACGGCGCCTTCCACGACGTCCGCGATTCCGTCCGATCCGATGTTCGCCGCATGCTCCATTCCAGAGCCGAG GTTCCGTTTCAGGTTCCGTTGGAAGTGAATGTGGTTCTCATCGGTTTCAGTGGAGATGGAGGATATAGATACACTATCGACATTCATAATCTGGAGCAATTTCTGAGAACGAGTTTCCCCTCTCACAGACCCTCTTGTCTCGAGACTGGGGAGCTTCTTGATATTGAGCATCATTTGGTCTATAATGCATTTCCT GCTGGGCAGCCTGAATTGATAGCACTTGAGAAAGCTCTGAAAGAGGCTATGATTCCTGCAGGAAAAGCTAGAGAG AGTGAATTTGGAAGGGAGGTACCTCTATTTGAAGTTGAAGCAACATCCGTGGAGCCAATATTTCAAAAGCTGTACTCCTATATATTTGACATGGATAATGGGGGATCTTCGGTCATAGATATGGACAGACCGGTGCCAAATGCCATATTTGTTGTGAACTTTGATAAG GTGAGAATGGATCCTAGGAATAAAGAAAGGGATCTTGATAGTTTAATGTATGGCAAACTTCCGGAGCTTAATGATGAAGATATGAAAAAACAAGAAGGTGATTATATTTATCGTTATCGCTATGATGGTGGGGGAGCAACTCAAGTTTGGTTGGGGTCTGGAAG ATTTGTAGTGATCGACCTTTCAGCAGGCCCATGCACTTACGGTAAGATTGAAGCTGAAGAGGGAAGTGTCAGTTCTAGAACTCTGCCAAGATTACGAAATGTGATTCGACCAGGTGGTATGACCACAGTTTATCAATCCAGCAATGATATCTTTCTCGGGCAGCTTGCTTCTTTGATATCAACCACAGTGGAGCATGTTATAGCACCTGATGTAAG GTTTGAAACTGTTGATCTTACTTCAAGATTGCTTATACCAATAATTGTCTTGCAAAATCATAATCGGTACAACATTATGGAAAGGGGCCATAATTACAGTATTAACATTGATGCAATTGAGGCAGAG GTGAAGAAAATGCTCCATGATGGTCAAGAAGCAGTAGTTATTGGAGGTGTACATTCACTACATCGCCATGAGAAGCTTGCAATTGCTGTTTCAAAAGCTATGCGCGGCCATTCCCTGCAGGAAACCAAGAATGATGGTCGTTTCCATGTTCATACGAAGACTTACCTGGATGGTGCACTTTTAAAAGAA GAGATGGAACGCTCTGCTGATGTGCTTGCTGCTGGATTGCTTGAAGTGGCTGACCCATCTCTATCAAGTAAATATTTCCTCCGCCAAAATTGGATGGATGAATCTGAAGTGTCTACCGATTCTATTCTTAAGCATAAACCTCTCTGGGCTTCCTATGACTCAAAATATagcaagaaaaggaagaagaaagtaaagaaacTCGGGGATCTGCAACCAACTTATGGAACCCGAGTAATTCCTGT cTTTGTGCTATCATTGGCAGACGTGGATCGAGACCTTATGATGGATGATGAAAGTATGGTATGGACAAGCAATGATGTTGTAATTGTGCTTGAGCATCAAAATGATAAGATCCCTTTAAG TTATGTTTCGGAGACCCAGAAAAGGCATGCTCTTCCATCTCAGGCACAACGGCATATACTTGCTGGCCTTGCCTCAGTTGTGGGTGGTTTAAGTGCCCCATATGAGAAGGCCTCTCATGTACATGAAAGACCTGTTGTGAATTGGCTTTGGGCTGCTGGTTGTCATCCCTTTGGACCATTCTCAAATACATCTCGCATCAGTCAAATGCTCCATGATGTTGCCTTA AGGAACTCAATATATGCACGTGTGGATTCTGTACTCCGTAGAATTCGGGAGACATCAGAG ACTGTCCAAGCTTTTGCAGCAGAGTATCTGAAAACTCCCCTTGGTGAACCAGTGAAGggaaagaaggagaaatcaACCACTGAACTATGGTTGGAGAAGTTCTAcaagaaaacaacaaatttgCCAGAACCCTTTCCTCATGAATTAGTTGATCGCTTGGAAAAATATCTCGAT GGCCTTGAGGAACAGCTTGTTGATATGTCTTCATTGTTATATGATCATCGACTACAAGATGCCTTCTTGAACAGTTCAGATATTCTGCAGAGTACCATGTTCACCCAACA ATATGTTGACCATGTTCTGGCCTCTGAGAAGGATAATATGAGATGTTGCAAAATTGAGTACAAGTATCCCGTGCACTCTTCTCAAACTTACATCTATGGGGGAATACTTATTGCTGGGTTCTTTGTGTActttgttgtaattttcttCTCATCTCCAGTGCGGTGA
- the LOC107462792 gene encoding calcium-binding protein CP1 — translation MCPSGRSLRTTASSGFRPAFDILDADHDGKISREDLRAFYSSVYGRGEDDVIGAMMTVADTNKDGFVEYEEFERVLSAVGNTERCGTSRPVGCGAIEDVFRVMDRDGDGKLSHRDLKVYMESAGFSATDDDIAAMIQFGGGDQNGGVTFDGLLRILALDCAPHN, via the coding sequence atgTGTCCTTCTGGCAGGAGCCTCCGCACAACTGCCTCCTCCGGTTTCCGACCAGCCTTCGACATCCTCGACGCTGACCACGACGGAAAGATCAGCCGCGAGGACCTCCGCGCCTTCTACTCCTCCGTCTACGGCCGCGGAGAAGATGACGTCATCGGTGCAATGATGACGGTTGCCGACACCAACAAGGACGGCTTCGTGGAGTACGAGGAGTTCGAGCGCGTTCTCTCTGCCGTGGGAAACACCGAGAGGTGCGGCACCTCGAGACCGGTGGGGTGTGGAGCCATCGAGGATGTGTTCAGGGTCATGGACAGAGACGGCGACGGCAAGCTCAGCCACCGTGACCTCAAGGTATACATGGAATCCGCCGGATTCTCCGCCACCGACGACGATATCGCCGCCATGATACAGTTCGGCGGTGGAGACCAGAACGGCGGCGTAACCTTCGATGGCTTGCTTCGTATATTAGCTCTTGATTGTGCTCCGCATAATTAG